One stretch of Betaproteobacteria bacterium DNA includes these proteins:
- a CDS encoding branched-chain amino acid ABC transporter substrate-binding protein translates to MPPIKKFAQLSWIMVALLSVTGLVLAEKKYGPGVTDSDIKLGQTMPYSGTASPYGVIGKTQLAYFKMLNEQGGINGRKVNLISLDDGYSPPRTVEQVRRLVEEEQVLALFQTLGTPTNSAIHKYVNAKKVPHLFVSSGATKWGDPKNFPWTMGFNPSYQIESRIYAKYILKHKPDAKIAVLYQNDDSGKDYLKGFRDGLGAKANMIVAEASYEATDATVDSQIISLKASGANVMFTHATPKFAAQSIRKVADTGWKPLHFLVNVASSVGATLVPAGLDKSVGLITALYLKDPTDTLWAADPGMKRWREFMSKYMAGADQTDSLYVWGYGAAQIMAHVLRACGDDLSRENLMKQATSIKDVTLDVTLPGIKLNTGPDDYFLIEQLQPAQFDGKRWVLFSEVMGHE, encoded by the coding sequence ATGCCGCCGATTAAGAAGTTCGCGCAGTTAAGCTGGATCATGGTGGCTCTGCTATCGGTAACGGGGCTGGTGCTCGCCGAAAAAAAATACGGCCCAGGTGTCACCGATAGCGATATCAAACTCGGCCAGACCATGCCCTACAGCGGAACGGCCTCGCCCTACGGGGTGATTGGCAAGACGCAACTTGCCTACTTCAAGATGCTCAACGAGCAAGGCGGCATCAACGGCCGCAAGGTGAATCTGATCAGCCTGGACGATGGATATTCCCCGCCGCGCACGGTGGAACAAGTGCGCAGGCTGGTGGAAGAGGAGCAGGTGCTGGCGTTGTTTCAGACCTTGGGCACACCCACGAACAGCGCCATCCACAAGTATGTCAACGCCAAGAAGGTGCCGCATCTCTTCGTCAGCAGCGGCGCGACGAAATGGGGGGATCCGAAGAATTTCCCCTGGACCATGGGCTTTAATCCCAGCTACCAGATCGAATCCAGGATCTACGCGAAATATATTTTGAAGCACAAGCCGGATGCGAAGATCGCCGTGCTCTACCAGAACGACGATTCGGGCAAGGACTATCTCAAGGGTTTCAGGGATGGTTTGGGTGCGAAGGCGAACATGATCGTGGCGGAAGCGAGCTACGAAGCCACCGACGCCACGGTGGACTCGCAGATCATCTCCCTCAAGGCCTCCGGTGCGAACGTCATGTTCACCCATGCCACGCCCAAGTTCGCAGCGCAATCCATTCGCAAGGTGGCCGACACCGGCTGGAAGCCGCTGCATTTTCTGGTCAACGTCGCGAGTTCCGTAGGTGCTACGCTGGTACCTGCGGGACTGGACAAGTCGGTAGGACTCATCACCGCGCTATATCTGAAGGATCCCACCGATACGTTGTGGGCCGCGGATCCTGGGATGAAGCGCTGGCGCGAGTTCATGTCGAAGTACATGGCGGGCGCGGATCAAACGGACTCGCTCTATGTGTGGGGTTACGGGGCTGCGCAGATCATGGCCCACGTGCTGAGAGCCTGTGGTGACGACTTGTCGAGAGAAAATCTGATGAAGCAAGCTACCAGCATCAAGGATGTCACGCTCGATGTAACCTTGCCGGGAATCAAGCTCAATACGGGCCCCGATGATTATTTCCTCATCGAACAACTCCAGCCGGCGCAATTCGACGGCAAGCGCTGGGTGCTGTTCTCCGAGGTGATGGGGCACGAGTAG
- a CDS encoding branched-chain amino acid ABC transporter substrate-binding protein, whose amino-acid sequence MLMIRKILLAVIALTLLGRESVQAAEPLRIATIQPLSGPFALQGEEIARQLKAMAERFNAKGGLFDGRKIEIVALDGKANAQDSLLALKQATDANIRYIHSNISSVVHALSDGIAKYNARNPERRVLLINTDGRDPALSEAKCKFWHFRLNYHTDTEVNFLTDYLARDPAVRKVYLINQDYAYGQAIQRASREQLPRKRPDVQIVGEDFIPLGKVKDFAPYAAKIRASGADSVLTGNWGNDMFLLVRAGHDAGLDVRYYVLVGNIAGTTAGLGAAGVGKVFSLFPWHANAESNPYESFNEEYKTRYKSTSNFDYIPAHRAITVLAQAVEKARSDDPLKVAYALEGMAFEGQEGRTWIRREDHQMVTPLYLARLTKAGEPGVKYDVDNTGFGWKTVSKVEAKDAVPPVKCVMERP is encoded by the coding sequence ATGCTTATGATACGAAAGATCCTGCTTGCAGTGATCGCCTTAACCTTGCTTGGACGCGAAAGCGTCCAAGCGGCGGAGCCGCTTCGCATTGCCACGATCCAACCCCTGTCCGGGCCCTTCGCGTTGCAAGGCGAGGAGATCGCCAGGCAACTCAAGGCCATGGCCGAGCGCTTCAACGCCAAGGGCGGGCTCTTCGATGGCCGCAAGATCGAGATTGTCGCCCTCGACGGCAAGGCGAACGCGCAGGACAGTTTGCTGGCGCTCAAGCAAGCCACCGACGCGAACATCCGTTACATACACTCGAACATATCGAGCGTGGTGCACGCGCTCTCCGATGGCATCGCCAAGTACAACGCGCGCAATCCGGAGCGCCGCGTCTTGCTCATCAATACCGACGGGCGCGATCCGGCGTTGAGCGAGGCGAAATGCAAATTCTGGCATTTCCGTCTTAACTACCACACCGATACCGAAGTTAATTTCTTGACTGACTATCTTGCGCGCGATCCCGCGGTACGCAAGGTCTACCTTATCAATCAAGACTATGCCTATGGACAGGCGATCCAGCGCGCCTCGCGCGAGCAACTGCCGCGTAAACGCCCTGACGTGCAGATCGTGGGAGAGGATTTCATTCCGCTCGGTAAAGTGAAGGATTTCGCGCCCTACGCCGCGAAAATTCGTGCCTCCGGGGCCGATAGCGTCCTCACGGGGAACTGGGGCAACGACATGTTCCTTCTGGTGCGAGCCGGGCACGATGCGGGGCTCGATGTACGTTACTACGTGCTGGTGGGAAACATCGCGGGGACCACCGCAGGCCTGGGCGCCGCCGGCGTAGGCAAAGTCTTCAGCCTGTTTCCCTGGCATGCCAACGCCGAATCCAATCCCTACGAAAGTTTCAACGAGGAATACAAGACGAGGTACAAGAGCACGTCGAATTTCGATTACATCCCGGCGCACCGGGCCATCACGGTGTTAGCCCAAGCGGTGGAGAAAGCACGCAGCGACGATCCCTTGAAAGTTGCCTACGCTCTGGAGGGCATGGCGTTCGAGGGGCAAGAGGGCAGAACATGGATCCGCCGGGAGGATCATCAGATGGTCACGCCGCTCTACCTCGCCCGTTTAACCAAGGCCGGCGAACCCGGCGTCAAGTACGATGTGGACAACACGGGCTTCGGTTGGAAGACCGTGTCGAAGGTCGAGGCCAAGGATGCCGTGCCACCGGTCAAGTGTGTCATGGAAAGGCCGTGA
- a CDS encoding ABC transporter ATP-binding protein, whose amino-acid sequence MGEARAPSAQALLGIEDVTVRFGGIVALDGVSFQVGVGQIVGLIGPNGAGKTTLFNCLSRLYNYERGTIRFEGRSLTEVPRHEIAGLGIGRTFQNLALFRTMTVRQNVMLGGHCRTRGGFLVNLMRLPLSKFEENHLERQASDLIGLLDLGPVQHKRVMDLPFGTQKRVELARALASRPKLLLLDEPAGGLNHDEVGDLMNMIRRLRDELNLTVLLVEHHMNLVMRVSDKVVVLDFGRKIADGKPSEVQAHPDVIRAYLGAE is encoded by the coding sequence ATGGGGGAGGCACGGGCACCATCGGCGCAGGCGCTTCTTGGCATCGAGGACGTGACGGTTCGCTTTGGCGGCATCGTCGCGCTGGATGGCGTTTCCTTTCAAGTAGGCGTGGGCCAGATCGTCGGCCTCATAGGCCCCAACGGGGCGGGTAAAACCACGCTTTTCAACTGCCTGTCTCGGCTTTACAACTATGAGCGCGGAACCATTCGTTTCGAGGGCCGGTCCTTGACCGAGGTGCCGCGCCACGAAATCGCCGGTTTGGGGATTGGGCGCACCTTTCAGAATCTCGCCTTGTTCCGCACCATGACGGTGAGGCAAAACGTCATGCTCGGCGGCCATTGCCGCACGCGTGGCGGCTTCTTGGTGAATCTGATGCGTCTTCCCCTTTCCAAGTTCGAGGAGAATCACCTGGAGCGCCAAGCTTCGGATCTGATCGGCCTGCTCGATCTTGGCCCGGTGCAACATAAGCGCGTGATGGACCTTCCCTTCGGTACGCAAAAACGAGTGGAACTCGCTCGTGCACTGGCGAGCCGGCCGAAGCTGCTGCTGTTGGATGAACCCGCGGGTGGTTTGAATCATGATGAGGTAGGCGATCTCATGAACATGATCCGCCGCCTGCGAGATGAGTTGAATCTCACGGTGTTGCTGGTGGAGCATCACATGAACCTGGTGATGCGGGTGTCGGATAAGGTCGTGGTGCTCGATTTCGGCCGCAAGATCGCCGATGGAAAACCCTCGGAAGTGCAAGCGCACCCAGATGTCATTCGCGCTTATCTCGGGGCGGAATGA
- a CDS encoding ABC transporter ATP-binding protein, translated as MAAILESTGLTAGYGATQVLQNVAFSVEEGGITAILGANGAGKTTLLRAVCAMVKRNGDLRLGGQDISAKATEDIVRLGVAQVPDGRGTFVDFTTEENLRVGAYTRKDKAGVAQDLERVFTYFPKLKERRGQQAGTLSGGEQQMLAIARALMLRPRLLLLDEPSFGLAPLIVQEIFRIMRRINQEDNVSMLLVEQNAKLALDLAGHAYVLETGRVVASGPSAQIQKDETVRRSYLGH; from the coding sequence ATGGCGGCGATACTGGAATCCACTGGATTGACAGCGGGCTATGGCGCGACGCAGGTGCTGCAGAATGTCGCGTTCAGCGTGGAAGAGGGCGGTATCACCGCCATTCTCGGCGCCAATGGCGCGGGGAAAACGACCTTGCTGCGCGCGGTATGCGCCATGGTGAAGCGCAACGGCGACCTGCGTTTGGGCGGGCAAGACATCAGCGCCAAGGCAACCGAGGATATCGTGCGCCTAGGCGTTGCCCAGGTGCCCGACGGGCGCGGGACGTTCGTCGATTTCACCACGGAGGAGAACTTGCGCGTGGGGGCCTACACGCGCAAGGACAAGGCCGGTGTGGCGCAAGATTTGGAGCGCGTTTTCACCTACTTCCCAAAATTGAAGGAGCGTCGCGGCCAGCAGGCGGGAACGCTCTCGGGTGGCGAGCAGCAGATGCTGGCCATCGCGCGCGCGCTCATGCTGCGGCCGCGCCTGCTATTGTTGGATGAGCCTTCTTTCGGTTTGGCGCCATTGATCGTGCAGGAGATCTTTCGCATCATGCGGCGCATCAACCAAGAAGACAACGTGAGCATGCTGCTGGTGGAGCAGAACGCAAAGCTTGCCTTGGATCTCGCCGGCCACGCCTACGTATTGGAGACTGGGCGGGTCGTGGCTTCCGGGCCTTCTGCTCAGATTCAAAAAGACGAGACCGTGCGCCGGTCCTATCTCGGGCACTGA
- a CDS encoding amidase, giving the protein MKEYEQFDAVGMANLVRTKAVSAEELLEAAITRSEALRTKINALCVPCYEHGREAIKRGLPPGPFAGVPFVLKDLHALCNGTLSSYGSRFFMDNVADHDTAQVARYKSGGLVIFGKSSTPEFGLTVTTEPKIYGPTRNPWNADYMAGGSSGGAAAAVAAGVVPAAHATDGGGSIRIPASCCGLVGLKPTRGRNPAGPDRGEGWSGMSHEHVVTRSVRDSAALLDLTAGPDLGAPYFAERPKRPFLAEVGADPGRLRIGLALRTPAGEALHAECAAAVRDAAFLLTALGHHVEEVALSALPEDFSESFRTAIGGSVRAAVDSYAKKKGKTAQREHFEYVTWMFYEMGGKASAADYARAVLGIHGAGRHVAQWFTGFDLLLTPTLPDPPQKIGVFNMDSPVLDDYARAITRLTSFTAPFNASGSPAVSLPLHWTADGLPVGVQLAAPYGEEAILIRVASQLEAAKPWFNRRPSQ; this is encoded by the coding sequence ATGAAAGAATACGAACAATTCGATGCGGTGGGCATGGCGAATCTGGTTCGCACGAAGGCCGTGAGCGCGGAAGAATTGCTCGAAGCCGCCATTACGCGCAGCGAAGCGCTGCGCACCAAGATCAACGCGCTCTGTGTCCCTTGTTACGAGCATGGGCGCGAGGCCATCAAGCGCGGCCTGCCGCCAGGACCGTTCGCGGGCGTGCCCTTCGTGCTGAAGGATTTGCACGCGCTGTGCAACGGCACGCTGAGTTCCTATGGCAGCCGCTTCTTCATGGACAATGTGGCGGACCACGACACCGCGCAAGTCGCGCGCTATAAAAGCGGCGGCCTGGTGATTTTCGGTAAATCTAGCACGCCGGAGTTCGGCCTCACCGTGACCACGGAACCCAAGATATATGGCCCCACACGTAATCCCTGGAACGCGGACTACATGGCCGGTGGTTCCAGCGGCGGTGCCGCAGCGGCGGTGGCGGCGGGCGTCGTGCCCGCGGCGCACGCCACCGATGGGGGCGGTTCCATTCGCATTCCCGCATCGTGCTGCGGCTTGGTGGGATTGAAACCCACGCGAGGGCGCAATCCCGCCGGGCCGGACAGAGGTGAGGGATGGTCGGGCATGAGCCACGAACATGTGGTTACCCGCTCGGTGCGCGACAGTGCCGCCTTGCTCGATCTCACGGCGGGGCCCGATCTGGGCGCACCCTATTTCGCCGAGCGGCCCAAGCGTCCCTTCTTGGCGGAAGTGGGCGCCGATCCGGGAAGACTGCGCATCGGTTTGGCCTTGCGCACCCCGGCGGGTGAGGCGTTGCACGCCGAGTGCGCGGCAGCGGTGCGTGACGCGGCCTTTCTGCTCACCGCCCTGGGACATCACGTGGAAGAGGTGGCATTATCCGCGCTTCCCGAAGATTTTTCCGAATCCTTCCGCACCGCCATCGGCGGGAGTGTTCGCGCGGCGGTGGATAGTTACGCGAAGAAAAAGGGGAAGACCGCGCAGCGCGAACACTTCGAGTACGTGACATGGATGTTCTACGAGATGGGCGGAAAAGCGAGTGCGGCCGATTATGCGCGGGCCGTGCTGGGCATCCATGGGGCCGGCCGCCACGTGGCGCAATGGTTCACCGGTTTCGATCTGCTGCTCACACCCACCCTACCGGATCCTCCCCAGAAAATCGGCGTGTTCAACATGGATTCTCCAGTGCTGGACGATTACGCTCGCGCGATTACCCGGCTCACCTCCTTTACCGCGCCCTTCAACGCCAGCGGTTCGCCGGCGGTGAGTCTGCCGTTGCATTGGACGGCGGACGGATTACCCGTGGGCGTGCAACTGGCCGCGCCTTATGGCGAGGAAGCGATCCTGATTCGCGTGGCAAGCCAGTTGGAAGCAGCGAAGCCGTGGTTCAACCGAAGGCCATCGCAATGA
- a CDS encoding branched-chain amino acid ABC transporter permease: MEAFLHQVFSGLATGGIYASLALALVMIYQSTNHINFAQGEMAMFSTYLAWTMAQAGFPFWIAFGATIAISFVAGVIIERVIIRPVENAPVLSVVTVFVALLVILNSVAGWIYTYTIKTFPSPFPAAPPFGNKYISSHELGTIGITLVMLVMLYCFFRFTPLGLAMRAAAQNPVSSKLAGIRVSWMLALGWGLAAAVGAVAGVLVAPVIYLEPNMMAGVLLYAFAAALMGGIDSPFGAVVGGFLVGVVENLLGAYVIGTELKLTVALAIIIVVLLVKPSGFFGKVFVRRV, translated from the coding sequence ATGGAAGCCTTCCTCCACCAAGTATTCTCAGGGCTTGCCACCGGCGGTATATACGCCAGCTTGGCGCTCGCGTTGGTGATGATTTACCAGTCCACCAATCACATCAATTTCGCTCAAGGCGAGATGGCGATGTTCAGCACCTATCTCGCGTGGACCATGGCGCAGGCGGGCTTTCCCTTTTGGATAGCCTTCGGAGCCACCATCGCGATTTCCTTCGTGGCAGGCGTGATCATCGAACGCGTGATCATCCGTCCCGTGGAGAATGCGCCGGTACTCTCGGTGGTGACCGTGTTCGTCGCGCTCCTAGTCATTCTCAACAGCGTGGCGGGGTGGATCTACACGTACACGATCAAGACTTTTCCCAGCCCCTTTCCCGCCGCGCCGCCCTTCGGCAATAAATACATTTCCTCGCACGAACTGGGCACCATTGGCATCACTTTGGTGATGCTCGTGATGTTGTACTGTTTCTTTCGGTTCACGCCCCTGGGACTCGCGATGCGCGCGGCGGCGCAGAATCCCGTGTCCAGCAAGCTCGCCGGTATTCGGGTGAGTTGGATGCTGGCTTTGGGCTGGGGCTTGGCGGCGGCCGTCGGTGCCGTTGCGGGCGTGCTGGTGGCCCCGGTGATTTATCTCGAACCCAACATGATGGCCGGTGTGCTGCTCTATGCCTTTGCCGCCGCCTTGATGGGCGGTATCGATAGTCCCTTCGGCGCCGTGGTCGGAGGCTTTCTCGTGGGTGTCGTGGAAAATTTGCTGGGGGCCTACGTGATTGGCACCGAATTAAAACTCACGGTAGCGCTGGCCATCATCATTGTCGTACTGCTTGTCAAGCCGAGCGGATTCTTCGGCAAGGTGTTCGTGAGGCGCGTATGA
- a CDS encoding branched-chain amino acid ABC transporter permease: MSEVMKSPASKITGIIALIVLATVLPFFISNYRVFQFNMVLVYAIVLLGLNLLTGYNGQISLGHGAFYAIGAYVAAVLMDKFGWPYWSTIPVAGIVCFVSGFLFGMPALRLSGHYLALATFALGVAMPQLLKYKHLEEWTGGVQGIVIMKPDPPFGLKITPDQWLYLFTLAITVVMFVLAWNLLRGRVGRALVAIRDHPVAAEAMGVNISLYKTMTFGISALYTGVAGALGAIVIQFVAPDSFPTGLSISFMVGVVIGGVASISGAIYGAFFIQFVPNFADQISKAAPWAVYGLFLLFFVYLMPFGVAGSVRWVTARLRGA; the protein is encoded by the coding sequence ATGAGCGAGGTCATGAAGAGTCCCGCCTCCAAAATCACCGGCATCATCGCGCTCATCGTGCTGGCCACGGTGCTGCCGTTTTTCATCAGCAACTACCGCGTGTTCCAGTTCAACATGGTGCTGGTCTACGCCATCGTGTTGCTGGGCTTGAATCTGCTCACGGGGTACAACGGGCAGATCTCCTTGGGCCACGGTGCTTTCTACGCCATCGGCGCCTACGTGGCCGCCGTATTGATGGACAAATTCGGCTGGCCCTATTGGAGCACCATTCCCGTGGCGGGTATTGTGTGCTTCGTGTCGGGATTCTTGTTCGGCATGCCGGCGCTGCGCTTGAGCGGGCATTACCTCGCGCTGGCGACCTTTGCCTTGGGCGTCGCGATGCCGCAGTTACTGAAGTACAAACATCTGGAAGAATGGACAGGGGGTGTGCAAGGCATCGTGATCATGAAACCCGATCCGCCCTTCGGGTTGAAGATCACCCCTGATCAATGGTTGTATCTCTTCACGCTTGCCATCACCGTGGTGATGTTCGTCCTTGCGTGGAATTTACTGAGGGGGCGGGTGGGCCGCGCACTGGTGGCCATTCGCGACCACCCCGTCGCGGCGGAAGCCATGGGTGTCAACATCTCGCTCTACAAGACCATGACCTTCGGCATCAGCGCCTTGTATACCGGCGTTGCCGGCGCGCTAGGCGCCATCGTCATTCAGTTCGTGGCACCCGACAGCTTTCCAACGGGGCTGTCCATCAGCTTCATGGTGGGTGTGGTGATAGGCGGCGTGGCCTCCATTTCCGGAGCCATCTACGGCGCCTTCTTCATCCAATTCGTTCCCAACTTCGCCGACCAAATTTCCAAGGCCGCGCCTTGGGCAGTCTACGGATTGTTCCTTCTATTTTTCGTCTACCTCATGCCTTTCGGCGTGGCCGGGTCAGTGCGCTGGGTCACGGCGCGGCTGCGCGGGGCCTAA
- a CDS encoding uracil phosphoribosyltransferase yields MRQDPRFKNVFVIDHPLIQHKLSHMRDKTTSTRTFRELLREITLLMGYEATRHLPLTTRAIETPITAMDAPIIAGKKLTVVPILRAGIVMADGLLELIPSARVGHIGVYRDEHHRPVEYIVRLPEIEGRAFLVCDPMIGTGNSAVHAVNVLKKRGVAAKDIQFLALVATPEGIRTYLDAHPDVTMYVASIDDHLNDHAYIVPGLGDAGDRLFGTKN; encoded by the coding sequence ATGCGGCAAGATCCCCGGTTCAAGAACGTGTTCGTGATCGATCACCCGCTCATACAGCACAAGCTCAGCCACATGCGGGATAAGACCACTTCCACCCGCACTTTTCGCGAGTTGTTGCGCGAGATTACCCTGCTCATGGGTTACGAGGCCACCCGCCATCTGCCGCTCACCACGCGGGCCATCGAAACTCCCATCACCGCCATGGATGCGCCCATCATCGCCGGCAAGAAGCTCACGGTGGTGCCCATTCTGCGCGCGGGCATCGTGATGGCCGACGGACTCCTGGAACTTATCCCCTCGGCCCGCGTGGGCCACATCGGCGTGTACCGGGACGAGCATCACAGGCCCGTGGAGTACATCGTGAGGCTTCCGGAAATCGAGGGCCGCGCATTTCTTGTGTGCGACCCGATGATTGGCACGGGCAACTCGGCCGTGCACGCGGTCAATGTGCTGAAGAAGCGTGGCGTGGCGGCCAAGGATATTCAGTTCCTCGCCCTGGTGGCCACGCCGGAAGGCATTCGCACCTATCTCGATGCCCACCCCGATGTGACCATGTACGTGGCTTCCATCGACGATCACCTAAACGATCACGCTTATATCGTCCCCGGCTTGGGCGACGCGGGCGACCGGTTGTTTGGGACGAAGAATTAG
- a CDS encoding DUF3830 family protein: MTQVNITVGAKPGLKFTARFEEALAPRTCAAFRKLLPFHNKLIQTRWSGESAWVPLGTLDLGLGAENATSHPSRGDILLYPAGASETEILFPYGSCCFSSKVGQLAGNHFLTLTSGHELLAEMGRRVLWEGAQDVSIELV, from the coding sequence ATGACGCAAGTGAACATCACGGTGGGTGCGAAGCCCGGCCTCAAATTTACCGCGCGTTTCGAGGAGGCCCTGGCCCCGCGAACGTGCGCCGCCTTCCGCAAGCTGCTTCCCTTCCATAATAAACTCATCCAAACGCGCTGGAGCGGGGAATCGGCCTGGGTACCGCTGGGCACGCTGGACCTCGGCCTGGGTGCCGAGAACGCCACCAGCCACCCCTCGCGCGGCGATATTCTGCTCTATCCTGCGGGGGCGAGCGAGACGGAGATTCTGTTCCCCTACGGTAGCTGTTGCTTCTCCAGTAAGGTGGGCCAGTTGGCCGGCAATCATTTCCTCACCCTCACGTCGGGGCATGAATTGCTCGCGGAAATGGGGCGGCGGGTGCTGTGGGAGGGGGCGCAGGATGTTTCGATCGAGTTGGTGTGA
- a CDS encoding GTP-binding protein: protein MSEAFPAFTPVNVLTGFLGSGKTTLLQRLLRSPLLHDTAVLINEFGEVGLDHHLLERVDETTVLLQSGCLCCTIRGDLSKAMRELHSKRDQGVVPAFRRLVIETTGLADPLPVLTTVTADPVLCHHYRLGNVITTLDAVNGQSHLDRQPESLKQCAVADRIVITKTDLTTTQTVNTLAERVRRFNHSAQILMAPAQEDQAGRLLSQDVFDIDSKTEEVRRWFAQEARAGIHTGHRHDPNRHGDDIQSFCLVFDDPLDWTDFGLWLTMLLNRHGTEVLRVKGILNVAGESAPVAVHGVQQLVHPPVHMERWPDADHRSKLVFITQGLEPSRVRRSLMAFMGKIIKA, encoded by the coding sequence ATGAGCGAGGCGTTTCCTGCCTTCACCCCGGTCAACGTACTCACCGGATTTCTCGGCTCGGGCAAGACCACGCTCTTGCAGCGTTTGTTGCGATCACCGCTGCTGCACGATACGGCCGTCCTTATCAACGAATTCGGTGAGGTGGGGTTGGATCATCATCTGCTGGAGCGGGTGGACGAGACCACGGTTTTGCTCCAATCGGGCTGCCTGTGTTGCACCATTCGCGGCGATCTTTCCAAAGCCATGCGCGAACTGCACTCCAAGCGCGACCAGGGCGTCGTACCGGCCTTCCGCCGCCTGGTGATCGAAACCACGGGCTTGGCCGATCCCTTGCCCGTGCTCACCACCGTCACGGCCGACCCCGTGCTATGCCATCACTACCGCCTGGGTAATGTCATCACCACCTTGGATGCGGTGAATGGCCAGAGCCATCTCGACCGCCAGCCGGAATCCCTCAAGCAATGCGCCGTGGCGGACCGCATCGTCATCACCAAGACCGATCTCACGACCACGCAAACCGTGAATACGCTCGCCGAACGAGTGCGCCGTTTCAACCATTCCGCGCAGATCCTCATGGCCCCGGCGCAAGAGGACCAAGCCGGCCGCCTCCTATCGCAGGACGTGTTCGATATCGACTCGAAGACCGAGGAGGTGCGCCGCTGGTTCGCGCAAGAAGCCCGGGCCGGTATACACACAGGCCATCGTCACGATCCCAACCGGCATGGAGACGATATTCAGTCCTTCTGCTTGGTCTTCGATGACCCGCTGGATTGGACGGACTTCGGGCTATGGCTCACCATGCTGCTCAACCGTCACGGCACCGAAGTGCTGCGCGTCAAAGGCATCCTCAACGTGGCTGGCGAGAGCGCACCCGTGGCCGTCCACGGCGTGCAACAACTGGTGCATCCTCCAGTACACATGGAACGCTGGCCCGATGCGGACCACCGCTCGAAGCTCGTGTTCATCACTCAAGGACTGGAACCCTCGCGCGTACGAAGATCGCTGATGGCGTTCATGGGTAAGATCATAAAAGCTTAA
- a CDS encoding polysaccharide deacetylase: MAKEILCGFGIDVDAVAGWLGSYGGEDSPDDISRGMFSGEVGSPRLLKLFDRFGIKTTWFIPGHSIETFPKEMEAVAKAGHEVGIHGYTHENPIAMTRSQETEVLDKCIELVSKLQGKRPTGYVAPWWEFSNVTNELLLERGIKYDHSLMHHDFQPYYVRVGDSWTKIDYSKKASEWMVPLKRGKETDLIEIAGNWYLDDLPPMMFIKKAPNSHGFVNPRHLEEMWRDQFDWVYREYDYAVFPITIHPDVSGRPQVLLMLERFFNHISRHPGVKWVTMNEMADDFARRSPRKK, from the coding sequence ATGGCGAAGGAAATTCTGTGTGGGTTTGGGATAGACGTTGACGCGGTGGCGGGATGGTTGGGTTCCTACGGCGGAGAAGACTCCCCGGACGACATCTCGCGCGGCATGTTCTCCGGAGAAGTGGGCTCACCCCGGTTGTTGAAGCTCTTCGACCGCTTCGGTATCAAGACCACCTGGTTCATCCCGGGCCACTCCATCGAAACCTTCCCGAAGGAGATGGAAGCCGTGGCCAAGGCCGGTCACGAGGTGGGCATCCACGGTTACACGCACGAGAATCCCATCGCCATGACCCGCTCGCAGGAAACCGAAGTACTCGACAAGTGCATCGAGCTCGTCAGCAAGCTCCAGGGCAAGCGGCCCACCGGCTACGTGGCGCCTTGGTGGGAGTTCAGCAACGTCACCAACGAACTGCTGCTGGAGCGCGGCATCAAGTATGACCACTCGCTGATGCATCACGACTTCCAGCCCTACTACGTGCGCGTGGGCGATTCCTGGACGAAGATCGACTACTCCAAGAAAGCGAGCGAGTGGATGGTGCCATTGAAGCGCGGCAAGGAAACCGATCTCATCGAAATCGCCGGCAACTGGTACCTGGACGACCTGCCGCCCATGATGTTCATCAAGAAAGCCCCCAACAGCCACGGCTTCGTCAACCCGCGCCATTTGGAGGAAATGTGGCGCGACCAGTTCGATTGGGTCTACCGGGAGTACGACTACGCGGTGTTTCCCATCACCATCCACCCGGACGTGAGCGGGCGCCCGCAAGTATTGCTGATGCTCGAACGCTTTTTCAATCACATCTCCCGGCACCCGGGCGTGAAGTGGGTCACCATGAACGAAATGGCCGACGACTTCGCGCGCCGCAGCCCGCGCAAGAAGTAG